The following are encoded in a window of Brevibacillus sp. DP1.3A genomic DNA:
- a CDS encoding sensor domain-containing protein, translating to MKRAIMRNVQNVIFLLFTFVSGVFYLCFYLVSIVLGLALSFTVVGIPLLTNVLRTSQTFVQHERIQTKIYTDISIEPLAMRQRAVGNQWMQAKAELMNVRNWISVYWLMQKFVLGCICLIIGVLIYIAPVCFAFIPLLYPFVELHFFGSVVDSELKALQIMSLGFILMIGCSKLGNGLVHLIGGYTRLMFKAIRG from the coding sequence ATGAAAAGAGCGATTATGCGTAACGTTCAAAATGTTATCTTTTTGCTGTTTACATTTGTCTCGGGGGTATTTTATTTATGTTTTTACTTGGTCAGTATCGTGCTTGGCTTGGCCTTGTCATTTACCGTAGTGGGAATTCCATTGCTCACCAATGTGTTGCGTACAAGCCAAACCTTTGTCCAGCATGAACGTATTCAGACGAAGATTTATACCGATATTTCCATAGAACCGTTGGCAATGAGACAAAGAGCAGTGGGAAACCAATGGATGCAGGCAAAGGCGGAATTAATGAATGTAAGAAACTGGATATCCGTTTATTGGCTGATGCAAAAATTCGTCCTAGGGTGCATTTGCCTGATTATCGGAGTGCTCATCTACATTGCACCCGTATGTTTTGCGTTCATACCGTTGCTCTATCCTTTCGTTGAGCTACATTTTTTCGGGAGCGTAGTGGATTCAGAACTGAAGGCATTGCAAATAATGAGTTTAGGATTCATACTCATGATCGGGTGCTCCAAGCTCGGGAACGGACTCGTACATTTAATTGGTGGGTACACGCGCTTGATGTTCAAAGCAATTAGGGGATGA
- the cdiI gene encoding ribonuclease toxin immunity protein CdiI, producing the protein MRSFEEYAQMFPNKEGNFSMVIEYFFLLSDYDFMEALEFMAEGYGFSANYRGFNFPDSYHREEDRYFEEGVEFFIIYGLGGKTNQTIIDNHSYVMYLEIACNDLLTRQEIFGAN; encoded by the coding sequence ATGCGAAGTTTTGAAGAGTATGCGCAAATGTTCCCAAATAAAGAAGGGAATTTTAGTATGGTGATTGAATATTTCTTTTTGCTTTCTGATTACGATTTTATGGAAGCTTTAGAATTCATGGCAGAAGGATACGGTTTCTCTGCAAATTATAGAGGCTTTAATTTTCCTGATTCGTATCATCGCGAAGAAGATAGATATTTTGAAGAGGGGGTTGAGTTCTTTATTATTTATGGACTGGGAGGTAAGACTAATCAAACAATAATTGACAATCATTCATATGTGATGTATTTAGAGATTGCTTGTAACGACTTATTGACTCGACAAGAGATATTTGGCGCAAATTAG
- a CDS encoding serine hydrolase, producing the protein MKKVIQKMSLAVFLLSTTLITACTQPLGAMESNQTASSINGPVDAKEVEAFADPLFAEKMKQYNVNGSSFVVVRDGKVIVNKGYGFANKEKKIPVDKDTVFQIASVSKTFTALAAMQQVDAGNIDLHGNVEEYLGGLKIPNKTGKPVTMYDLLTYTSGIDLPDGIAITGAQYIDQDISMDEYLPKHMPTVIRPPGEAYTYDNSGFLLAGYAVENASGIPFAQYMDEKVFKPLGMTSSSVRFKPELMKRMAANYVGRKGELRPPEGRTPTDGPQGSILSTGEDMAKYMIMQLQNGKFDGKEIVSEKSMDLMHTYQIFANKDIPITTVGFEGYFPELANGQHVVLKGGNMPGHSSLMVLVPEQKTGFFMSYNNDSLLSSEIYKEFMDHYFPATKEQAEPAYLPLSEKDAQKYFGLYQNTRVYFARTSITYENGSLVLENEITGKQKLRMIHPLLFVDEEGNKVAFKEDKNGNIKYFYYATPKGALLVADSQKMEMKQTYSDVSNTSSYKTYINNLSALSIMGAKTGNKFDPTGTMTQGEFTDALIKAQGMYVFAGSEDGIRQQLAAGIPNLNPSAPITRQVAAVMIQNLKQLEPVANTKTKLQDTADAWAKDAITALVSQGIVDPDTKVSANGSFTFRAKDLLKRQEASALLDLAFGYYSLPIKRN; encoded by the coding sequence ATGAAAAAAGTGATACAAAAAATGAGTCTCGCCGTTTTTCTTCTCTCCACCACCTTGATTACCGCATGCACACAGCCGCTCGGTGCCATGGAATCAAATCAGACTGCTTCCAGCATAAACGGACCAGTGGATGCCAAAGAAGTAGAAGCATTTGCCGATCCACTGTTTGCAGAGAAAATGAAACAATACAATGTGAATGGTTCGAGCTTTGTGGTCGTCCGTGATGGCAAGGTCATCGTGAACAAAGGCTACGGCTTCGCTAACAAGGAAAAGAAAATCCCTGTTGATAAAGATACGGTGTTCCAAATTGCCTCTGTATCGAAAACCTTTACCGCTTTGGCTGCCATGCAGCAAGTCGATGCGGGTAATATTGACCTGCATGGCAATGTAGAGGAATATCTCGGTGGGCTAAAGATTCCTAATAAGACAGGAAAACCGGTCACCATGTACGACTTGCTTACCTACACAAGTGGCATCGATTTGCCTGATGGCATTGCCATTACCGGTGCCCAATACATTGATCAGGACATCTCGATGGATGAATACCTTCCAAAGCATATGCCGACCGTCATCCGACCACCTGGCGAGGCCTATACGTATGATAATTCTGGATTCTTACTTGCTGGTTACGCCGTGGAAAATGCAAGTGGAATCCCCTTTGCCCAGTATATGGATGAAAAAGTGTTCAAGCCTCTCGGAATGACCTCAAGCAGTGTACGCTTTAAGCCTGAGCTCATGAAGCGAATGGCTGCCAATTACGTCGGTCGTAAAGGAGAGCTTCGTCCTCCAGAAGGGCGCACTCCAACTGATGGTCCACAGGGAAGCATTCTATCAACAGGCGAAGACATGGCCAAGTATATGATCATGCAGCTGCAAAACGGAAAATTTGACGGCAAGGAAATCGTCAGCGAAAAAAGCATGGACTTGATGCATACGTACCAGATTTTCGCGAATAAGGACATCCCGATCACAACCGTAGGCTTTGAAGGCTATTTTCCAGAGCTGGCAAATGGTCAACACGTTGTTTTGAAGGGTGGAAACATGCCTGGCCATTCTTCCCTGATGGTATTGGTCCCAGAACAAAAAACCGGCTTTTTCATGTCCTACAACAATGATTCATTATTAAGCTCCGAAATTTACAAAGAATTCATGGATCATTACTTCCCAGCGACAAAAGAACAAGCAGAGCCTGCTTACTTACCTTTGAGTGAAAAGGATGCGCAAAAATATTTCGGGCTGTATCAAAATACGCGTGTCTATTTTGCCCGTACTTCTATTACCTACGAGAATGGCTCACTCGTGCTTGAGAATGAGATAACCGGAAAACAAAAGCTGCGAATGATTCATCCATTGCTGTTTGTAGATGAGGAAGGCAATAAAGTCGCGTTCAAGGAAGACAAAAACGGTAACATCAAATACTTCTATTATGCAACGCCAAAAGGTGCTTTACTGGTTGCCGATTCACAAAAAATGGAAATGAAACAGACCTACTCAGACGTCTCTAACACTAGTAGCTATAAGACCTATATCAACAACCTCAGCGCTCTTTCCATTATGGGAGCAAAAACAGGAAATAAATTTGATCCTACAGGAACCATGACACAAGGCGAATTTACTGACGCTCTGATCAAAGCACAAGGCATGTACGTATTTGCCGGGAGTGAAGACGGGATTAGACAGCAATTGGCCGCGGGCATCCCTAATTTGAATCCATCTGCACCAATCACCAGACAAGTCGCTGCTGTCATGATCCAAAATTTGAAGCAGCTTGAACCAGTGGCAAACACCAAAACGAAGCTACAAGATACCGCCGATGCATGGGCAAAAGATGCGATCACTGCTCTTGTTTCACAAGGCATCGTTGATCCGGATACGAAAGTAAGCGCAAATGGCTCTTTCACATTCCGCGCAAAAGATTTACTGAAGCGTCAAGAAGCAAGTGCCTTGCTTGATTTAGCGTTTGGCTACTATTCGCTGCCGATTAAACGAAACTAA
- a CDS encoding hybrid sensor histidine kinase/response regulator transcription factor — translation MLDIVKQWAWYDWVMFFLRLIVCFSLTVTTVNFGEYLTLPLWMVILWEMMVFSVPWICLMLSYRYYLIAEMLLFGGLSIYLTSMFPEAYLTFLMPAFLIAANSAEKSFRWSAPITIVFIPLLIMFFSRAIDVFEIFPQVGLAYVIGFAFHLLIVNHRQNEIIRKQNSVLEQYLSQIERVTLLEERDRLSKDLHDTMGHSYVSIIMGLETLRPDVASQEGTQKLDSLLQLARKGMKEVRGYLHQMGSPEETLPLVHSLRQLAEEFQTHAKVNVRFRAIGEEYPVGKQVKMTFFRCLQESLTNAVRHGQATDIVVSLYFEPQQTRLEVQDNGHGMENWKDGFGITTMKERASHLQGRVSVYSERGEGTIVTCFVPRLVESADEIIRLFIVDDHSFIRESLRTILEGQRDLRVVGLAEDGAQAVELCEELEPDLVLMDLEMPNMDGITATKRIKEKWPGIRVLVLSTFQDTEKAKEIMRSGADGYLLKSIESRELAETIRLVHRGGTMIAQDLLHKMLDAQPVNEQEDLLVAPKISEKDENAYGLTKRELEILQMLSQGMRYKTIASKLYLSDGTVRNYASALYDKLGVRNRDDAVQKGKKEGLL, via the coding sequence TTGTTAGATATCGTAAAACAATGGGCCTGGTATGACTGGGTGATGTTTTTTTTGCGTCTGATCGTTTGCTTTTCACTCACCGTTACGACTGTAAATTTTGGAGAATATCTCACTCTGCCCTTATGGATGGTTATACTTTGGGAAATGATGGTTTTTTCCGTCCCGTGGATTTGTTTAATGCTGAGCTATCGTTACTATCTGATAGCAGAAATGCTCTTGTTTGGCGGATTATCGATTTATCTCACGTCTATGTTTCCGGAGGCGTACCTTACTTTTTTGATGCCAGCTTTTTTGATTGCCGCCAATAGTGCGGAGAAATCGTTTCGCTGGTCGGCTCCCATTACGATTGTTTTTATCCCACTGTTGATAATGTTTTTTTCTCGTGCAATTGATGTGTTCGAGATTTTTCCGCAAGTCGGGCTTGCTTATGTGATAGGGTTTGCCTTTCATTTGCTCATCGTCAATCATCGGCAAAATGAAATTATCCGCAAGCAAAACAGTGTGCTGGAGCAATACCTCTCTCAAATCGAGAGAGTGACTCTGCTTGAGGAGCGGGACCGCCTTTCCAAGGACCTGCATGATACGATGGGGCATTCCTATGTCTCGATCATCATGGGGCTGGAAACCTTACGTCCGGATGTAGCGTCGCAGGAAGGGACGCAAAAGCTCGACTCCCTCTTGCAGCTTGCGCGAAAAGGCATGAAGGAAGTGAGAGGGTACTTGCATCAGATGGGGTCACCGGAAGAGACACTTCCCTTGGTCCATTCGCTGAGGCAGCTTGCGGAGGAGTTTCAGACACATGCCAAGGTGAATGTGCGGTTTCGTGCGATCGGAGAAGAGTATCCTGTTGGTAAGCAGGTGAAAATGACCTTTTTTCGCTGCTTGCAGGAATCTTTGACGAATGCGGTACGCCACGGGCAGGCTACGGACATCGTCGTTTCTCTCTATTTTGAGCCGCAACAGACGAGGCTGGAAGTACAGGATAACGGTCACGGGATGGAAAATTGGAAGGATGGTTTCGGGATCACGACGATGAAAGAGAGGGCATCTCATTTGCAAGGAAGAGTATCCGTATACTCAGAGCGGGGAGAAGGAACGATCGTTACTTGTTTTGTGCCGAGGCTGGTAGAGAGCGCGGATGAAATCATTCGTTTGTTTATCGTAGATGATCACTCGTTTATTCGGGAAAGCTTGCGCACCATACTCGAGGGACAGCGGGACCTGCGGGTAGTCGGGTTAGCCGAGGATGGGGCGCAGGCTGTGGAGCTGTGCGAGGAGCTAGAACCAGACCTCGTGCTGATGGACTTGGAAATGCCGAATATGGACGGGATCACTGCGACAAAACGAATAAAGGAAAAATGGCCGGGTATTCGTGTTCTTGTCCTGTCTACGTTTCAGGATACTGAAAAAGCCAAAGAAATCATGCGTAGTGGTGCAGACGGCTATCTCTTGAAATCGATTGAATCACGCGAGCTAGCGGAAACGATTCGCCTCGTCCATCGCGGCGGTACGATGATTGCACAAGACCTACTTCATAAAATGCTGGATGCACAGCCAGTAAACGAACAGGAAGATTTACTCGTTGCACCGAAAATAAGCGAAAAAGACGAGAATGCTTATGGTTTAACGAAGCGGGAGCTGGAGATTTTGCAGATGCTCTCCCAAGGCATGCGCTATAAAACAATCGCTTCCAAGCTGTATTTGTCAGATGGGACAGTGCGTAACTATGCGTCTGCTCTGTATGACAAGCTCGGAGTGCGGAATCGGGATGACGCGGTACAAAAAGGGAAAAAGGAAGGACTTCTGTAA
- a CDS encoding pentapeptide repeat-containing protein translates to MDLFTKFKKYTEFSMGLSKEVCELIYQDTSFEGIVFTGYDLNNSSFLEVVFNRCDFSNVYLSGASLCGSTFNGCEFSGNIFRKGNADYSSFNSTVLNNLDSFRTTFNESQLFDVKVSNSKLELTYMDDSTFSEVEFENTEFLSSTFNNSTFKNVKFINCCFENTKFLNITGFDEVHFVNSSIKINGELKIGLSSHEMKNLINFSISQ, encoded by the coding sequence ATGGATTTATTTACAAAGTTTAAAAAATATACTGAGTTTTCAATGGGTCTATCAAAAGAAGTGTGCGAACTTATTTATCAAGATACTTCTTTTGAGGGAATAGTGTTTACGGGGTATGATTTAAACAATAGCAGTTTTTTAGAAGTAGTATTCAACAGATGTGACTTTTCAAATGTATATTTAAGTGGAGCATCACTGTGTGGTAGTACCTTTAATGGGTGCGAATTTTCGGGGAATATATTCAGGAAAGGTAATGCTGACTATTCGAGCTTTAATTCAACAGTTCTCAATAACTTGGATTCATTTAGAACTACTTTTAATGAATCTCAACTTTTCGATGTGAAAGTTTCTAATTCTAAACTTGAACTAACTTATATGGATGACTCAACATTTTCAGAAGTAGAATTTGAAAACACAGAGTTTTTATCATCAACATTTAATAATTCTACTTTTAAAAATGTGAAATTTATCAATTGTTGCTTTGAAAATACGAAATTTCTAAATATCACTGGTTTTGATGAGGTGCATTTTGTAAATTCAAGTATTAAAATAAATGGAGAGTTGAAAATTGGTTTATCAAGTCATGAGATGAAGAATCTAATAAATTTTAGCATCTCTCAATAA
- a CDS encoding pentapeptide repeat-containing protein, translating to MVDEKSIIKKFELHQVWLDSVGREGEKLVLDEINLEGLDLSNFSFKEARLIECSFDSMNLEKGNFILTWLYSSTFRNTYLHGANFYKGYVSYADFSYSNLRNSKFTDCESAETIFLGADLSNAELNVCYFSSVDFRNSKLDNANIEDSFFEDVLVKGASFKNVKGIEKAKIISINIGTPEEPITLDKEQAKRWIFENCM from the coding sequence ATGGTAGATGAAAAAAGTATAATTAAAAAATTTGAATTACATCAAGTATGGTTAGACTCAGTGGGGAGGGAGGGGGAGAAATTGGTACTTGACGAAATAAATCTGGAAGGTCTCGACTTGTCCAATTTTTCCTTTAAAGAAGCTAGGTTAATTGAATGTTCGTTTGATAGTATGAACTTAGAAAAAGGAAATTTTATTTTAACTTGGCTATATTCTTCAACGTTTAGAAATACTTATTTACACGGGGCTAACTTCTATAAAGGTTATGTTTCATATGCGGATTTTAGTTACTCTAATCTCAGAAACTCAAAATTTACAGATTGTGAGAGTGCAGAGACCATTTTTTTGGGGGCTGATCTTTCGAATGCTGAGTTAAATGTTTGTTATTTTAGTAGTGTAGACTTTAGAAATTCAAAACTGGATAATGCAAACATTGAAGATTCTTTTTTTGAAGATGTCTTAGTAAAGGGTGCAAGTTTCAAAAATGTTAAGGGAATTGAGAAGGCTAAAATTATTAGTATAAATATTGGAACTCCAGAAGAACCAATTACCTTAGATAAAGAACAAGCAAAAAGGTGGATTTTTGAGAATTGCATGTGA
- a CDS encoding Imm3 family immunity protein codes for MRRNYEALFGAFYERYFDFKSEKMSDVEALVRTSDAYFGVQRRGEMEKAVVNIAEGRIYLTHSKIFIKAKEIIVEALNSIDLKKLQLETSPDEYQDILERIDMVLDGIDNIPIDYSPYTRWYYYEMEKEVRNYFGVIINDIKNVSELVDNIMERFERECTNTSSENIVVKTTIAELLIRHGIKENEQFVKIRSELEQFDINDVGEQLTEDEKADLSIRIKEVLSK; via the coding sequence ATGAGACGAAATTACGAAGCTTTATTTGGTGCATTTTATGAAAGATATTTTGATTTTAAAAGCGAAAAGATGAGTGATGTTGAAGCGCTTGTCCGCACATCTGATGCATATTTTGGTGTGCAAAGAAGAGGTGAGATGGAGAAGGCTGTAGTAAACATTGCAGAAGGAAGAATATATTTAACACATTCAAAAATATTCATTAAGGCAAAAGAGATAATAGTTGAGGCATTAAATTCTATAGATTTAAAAAAGCTTCAACTTGAAACATCTCCAGATGAGTATCAGGACATATTAGAGCGCATAGATATGGTACTAGATGGAATTGATAATATACCAATTGATTATAGTCCATACACAAGATGGTATTACTATGAAATGGAGAAAGAAGTAAGGAATTATTTTGGGGTAATTATTAATGACATAAAAAATGTAAGTGAGCTTGTAGATAATATTATGGAGCGTTTCGAAAGGGAATGTACGAATACGTCTAGTGAAAATATTGTTGTTAAAACTACAATTGCAGAATTACTAATTAGACATGGTATTAAGGAAAATGAACAGTTTGTAAAAATCAGAAGTGAGTTGGAACAGTTTGATATAAATGACGTAGGTGAACAATTAACAGAAGATGAAAAGGCAGATCTGTCTATTCGAATTAAGGAAGTATTGAGTAAATAA
- a CDS encoding serine hydrolase, translating to MKKVFQKMSLTVFLLSTTLIAVCTQPLGAMEINQTASIAATNIKGPLDAKEVEAFADQLFAEKMKKFNVNGSNFVVVHDGKVIVNKGYGFADKEKKIPVDKDTVFQIGSVTKTFTAMAVLQQVDAGKIDLHHNVEEYLGGVKIPNTTGKPLTMYDMLTYSSGFDMPDITTFLGPQYTEQDISMDEFLSKNNMPTVIRPPGEVYSYDNTGFLLAGYAVEKASGVPYNEYMDEKVFKPLGMTSSSVRFKPELLKRMAAHYRPNGEPHPADGFLPTDAPQGSILSTGEDMAKYMIMHLQNGKFDGKEIVSQKSMDLMHSYQIFAEKDIPVTTVGFENLYRDLTNGQHVVFKGGNITGHASLIVLIPEQKTAFYMSYNNDSDMRAEIFKEFMDHYFPEKEKAEPVYLPLSEKDAQKYIGLYQNTRGFWNRTSIAYENGSLMVEDATIGKQKLRMIHPLLFVDEEGSKIAFKEEKDGNITYFYYPTPKNVSLAVAHSQKMDKKETYSDVSNSSSYKTYINNLSALSIMGAKTGSKFDPTGTMTQGEFIDALIKAHGWYGFPGDEAINRQQLAARVPDLNPSAPITRQAAAVMIQTLKQLEPEATNKVKLQDTADAWATDAITTLASQGIVDPDTKISADGSFTFRAKDLLKRQEASALIDLAFGYYSLPIKR from the coding sequence ATGAAAAAGGTTTTTCAAAAAATGAGTCTCACGGTTTTTCTTCTCTCCACGACCTTGATTGCCGTATGCACGCAGCCACTTGGTGCAATGGAAATAAATCAGACTGCTTCCATTGCTGCCACCAACATAAAAGGACCGCTGGATGCCAAAGAAGTAGAAGCGTTTGCCGATCAACTGTTTGCAGAGAAAATGAAAAAATTTAATGTGAATGGTTCCAACTTTGTTGTCGTCCACGATGGCAAGGTTATCGTGAACAAAGGATACGGTTTCGCTGACAAGGAAAAGAAAATCCCTGTTGATAAAGACACGGTGTTCCAAATTGGCTCTGTAACGAAAACCTTTACCGCCATGGCCGTCTTGCAGCAAGTCGATGCGGGCAAAATAGACCTGCATCATAATGTAGAGGAATATCTCGGCGGGGTAAAGATTCCCAATACGACCGGAAAACCGCTCACCATGTACGACATGCTTACCTACTCAAGCGGCTTCGATATGCCTGACATCACTACCTTTCTCGGTCCACAATACACCGAGCAGGACATCTCGATGGATGAATTCCTTTCCAAGAATAATATGCCGACTGTCATCCGACCACCTGGCGAGGTCTATTCGTATGATAATACTGGATTCTTACTCGCTGGCTACGCCGTGGAAAAAGCAAGTGGAGTCCCTTATAACGAGTATATGGATGAAAAAGTGTTCAAGCCTCTCGGAATGACCTCTAGTAGCGTACGCTTCAAGCCTGAGCTCTTGAAGAGAATGGCTGCCCATTACCGCCCTAATGGCGAGCCACATCCGGCAGATGGATTCCTTCCAACTGATGCTCCGCAGGGAAGCATTCTATCAACGGGAGAAGACATGGCCAAGTACATGATCATGCACCTGCAAAACGGAAAATTTGATGGCAAGGAAATCGTAAGCCAAAAAAGCATGGACTTAATGCATTCTTACCAGATTTTTGCGGAAAAGGACATCCCGGTCACAACAGTAGGCTTTGAAAACCTTTATAGAGACCTGACAAATGGTCAGCACGTTGTTTTCAAGGGTGGAAACATTACTGGACATGCTTCCCTGATCGTATTGATCCCTGAACAAAAAACTGCCTTTTATATGTCCTACAACAATGATTCGGACATGAGAGCAGAAATTTTCAAAGAGTTCATGGATCATTATTTCCCGGAAAAAGAAAAAGCGGAGCCTGTGTATTTGCCCTTGAGTGAAAAGGACGCGCAAAAATATATCGGGCTGTACCAAAATACGCGTGGCTTTTGGAACCGCACTTCTATTGCCTACGAGAATGGCTCACTTATGGTGGAAGATGCAACAATCGGAAAACAAAAGCTGCGCATGATTCATCCACTACTGTTTGTAGATGAGGAAGGCAGTAAAATCGCATTCAAAGAAGAGAAAGACGGTAACATTACATACTTCTATTATCCCACGCCAAAAAACGTCTCACTTGCCGTTGCCCATTCACAAAAAATGGATAAGAAAGAGACATACTCAGACGTATCTAATAGCAGTAGCTATAAGACCTATATCAACAATCTCAGCGCTCTTTCCATTATGGGAGCAAAAACAGGCAGTAAATTTGATCCTACTGGGACCATGACACAAGGCGAATTTATTGATGCTCTGATCAAAGCACATGGCTGGTACGGATTTCCCGGGGATGAAGCCATCAATAGACAGCAATTGGCCGCGCGTGTCCCTGATTTGAACCCTTCGGCACCTATCACAAGACAAGCCGCTGCTGTCATGATCCAAACTTTGAAGCAGCTTGAACCGGAGGCAACCAACAAAGTGAAGCTGCAAGACACAGCCGATGCATGGGCAACAGATGCGATCACTACTCTTGCTTCACAAGGCATCGTCGATCCGGATACGAAGATAAGCGCAGATGGCTCTTTCACATTCCGCGCAAAAGATTTACTGAAGCGTCAAGAAGCAAGTGCCTTGATTGATTTAGCGTTTGGTTACTATTCTTTACCGATTAAGCGGTAG
- a CDS encoding serine hydrolase: protein MKKVIQKMSLVVFLLSTTLIAACTQPLGAVESTQTASIAAQGPLDAKEIEAFADPLFADKMKEFNVTGSSFVVVRDGKVIVNKGYGFADKEKKTPVDKDTVFQIASVSKTFTALAAMQQVDAGKIDLHGNIEEYLGGLKIPNKTGKPVSMYDLLTYSTGFELPDETTFTGPQYIGQDISMDEFLPKHMPTVIRPPGEAYTYDNTGFLLAGYAVEKASGIPYAQYMDEKVFKPLGMTSTSVRFKPELMKRMAAHYDLNGEPRPAEGHAPTDGPQGSILSTAEDMAKYVIMQLQNGKFDGKEIVSEKSMDLMHSFQIFAEKDIPITTVGFENYFPEFANGQHVVLKGGNMPGHSSLMVLIPEQKTGFFMSYNNDTMFSADIYKEFMDHYFPEKVKAKADPESDYLPLSEGDAQKYFGLYQNTRFYWTRTSITYENGSLVLEGEATGKQKLRMIHPLLFVDEEGEKIAFKKDQNGNIKYFYYTTEKGASLAADSQKMEMKNTYSDVPNTSSYKTHINNLSAFSIMGAKTGSKFDPTGTMTQGEFADALIKAQGMYVMAGSEDGIRQQMVAGIPNLNPSAPITRQVAAAMIQNLKQLEPVATSKVTLQDNADTWAADAITALVSQGVVDPDTKVSADGSFTFRGKDLLKRQEASALLDLAFGYYSLPIKQ from the coding sequence ATGAAAAAAGTGATACAAAAAATGAGTCTCGTCGTTTTTCTTCTCTCCACGACCTTGATTGCCGCATGCACGCAACCGCTCGGTGCTGTGGAATCCACTCAGACTGCTTCCATTGCTGCCCAAGGACCGTTGGATGCCAAAGAAATAGAAGCGTTTGCCGATCCACTGTTTGCAGATAAAATGAAAGAATTTAATGTGACTGGTTCCAGCTTTGTTGTTGTCCGTGATGGCAAGGTCATCGTGAACAAAGGCTACGGCTTTGCTGACAAGGAAAAGAAAACCCCTGTTGATAAAGACACGGTGTTCCAAATTGCCTCAGTATCGAAAACCTTTACCGCCTTGGCTGCCATGCAGCAAGTCGATGCGGGTAAAATTGACCTGCATGGCAATATAGAGGAATATCTCGGTGGGCTAAAAATTCCTAATAAGACAGGAAAACCGGTCTCCATGTACGACTTGCTCACCTACTCAACTGGCTTCGAATTGCCTGACGAAACTACCTTTACCGGTCCACAATACATCGGGCAGGACATCTCTATGGATGAATTCCTTCCAAAGCACATGCCGACCGTCATCCGACCACCTGGCGAAGCCTATACGTATGATAATACAGGATTCTTACTCGCTGGCTACGCCGTGGAAAAAGCAAGTGGAATCCCCTATGCCCAGTATATGGATGAAAAAGTGTTCAAGCCTCTCGGAATGACCTCGACCAGTGTACGCTTCAAGCCTGAGCTCATGAAGCGAATGGCTGCCCATTACGATCTTAATGGCGAGCCACGTCCGGCAGAAGGACACGCTCCAACTGATGGTCCGCAGGGAAGCATTCTATCAACAGCAGAAGACATGGCAAAGTACGTGATCATGCAGCTGCAAAACGGAAAATTTGACGGCAAGGAAATCGTCAGCGAGAAAAGCATGGACTTGATGCATTCTTTTCAGATTTTCGCAGAAAAGGACATCCCAATCACTACCGTAGGCTTTGAAAACTATTTTCCAGAGTTTGCAAATGGTCAGCACGTTGTTTTGAAGGGCGGAAACATGCCAGGCCATTCTTCCCTAATGGTATTGATCCCGGAACAAAAAACCGGCTTTTTCATGTCCTACAACAATGACACAATGTTTAGCGCTGATATTTACAAAGAATTCATGGATCATTATTTCCCGGAAAAAGTAAAAGCAAAAGCAGATCCAGAGTCTGATTACTTGCCCTTGAGTGAAGGGGATGCGCAAAAATATTTCGGGCTGTATCAAAATACGCGTTTCTATTGGACACGCACTTCTATTACCTATGAGAATGGATCACTCGTGCTTGAGGGTGAGGCAACCGGAAAACAAAAGCTGCGAATGATTCACCCATTGCTATTTGTAGATGAGGAAGGCGAAAAAATCGCGTTCAAGAAAGACCAAAACGGTAACATCAAATACTTCTATTATACAACGGAAAAAGGCGCTAGCCTTGCTGCCGATTCACAAAAAATGGAAATGAAAAACACCTACTCAGACGTCCCTAACACCAGCAGCTATAAGACCCATATCAACAACCTCAGCGCCTTTTCCATTATGGGAGCGAAAACAGGAAGTAAATTTGATCCTACAGGGACCATGACACAAGGCGAATTTGCTGACGCCCTGATCAAAGCACAAGGCATGTACGTAATGGCCGGGAGTGAAGACGGGATTAGACAGCAAATGGTTGCTGGCATCCCTAATTTGAACCCATCGGCACCAATCACAAGACAAGTCGCTGCTGCCATGATCCAAAATTTGAAGCAACTTGAACCTGTGGCAACCAGCAAAGTGACGCTGCAAGACAACGCCGACACATGGGCAGCAGATGCGATCACTGCACTTGTTTCACAAGGCGTCGTGGATCCTGATACGAAGGTAAGCGCAGATGGCTCTTTCACATTCCGCGGAAAAGATTTACTGAAGCGTCAAGAAGCCAGTGCCTTGCTTGATTTAGCGTTTGGCTACTATTCATTGCCGATTAAACAGTAA